One region of Agelaius phoeniceus isolate bAgePho1 chromosome W unlocalized genomic scaffold, bAgePho1.hap1 SUPER_W_unloc_1, whole genome shotgun sequence genomic DNA includes:
- the LOC143692478 gene encoding olfactory receptor 14J1-like — protein sequence MSNSSCIRHFLLLALADTRQLQLLHFCLLLGISLAALLGNGLIISAVACGHHLHTPMFFFLLNLALADLGSICTTVPKAMHNSLWDTSTISYTGCAAQLFFFLFFLGSEYYLLTVMCYDRYVSICKPLHYGTLLGSRACAHMAAAAWASAFLNALMHTANTFSLPLCHGNALGQFFCEIPQILKLSCSHSYLRELGLLSVSIYLALGCFMFIAFSYVQIFRAVLRIPSEQGRHKAFSTCLPHLAVVSLFVSTAMFAHLKPPSISSPSLDLALSVLYSVVPPALNPLIYSLRNQELKAAVWTLMTGWFQKH from the coding sequence atgtccaacagcagctgcatcaggcacttcctcctgctggcattggcagacacgcggcagctgcagctcctgcacttctgcctcttgctgggcatctccctggctgccctcctgggcaacggcctcatcatcagcgccgtagcctgtggccaccacctgcacacgcccatgttcttcttcctgctcaacctggccctcgctgacctgggctccatctgcaccactgtccccaaagccatgcacaattccctctgggacaccagcaccatctcctacactggatgtgctgctcagctctttttctttctgttcttccttggATCAGAGTATTAtctcctgaccgtgatgtgctacgaccgctacgtgtccatctgcaaacccctgcactacgggaccctcctgggcagcagagcttgtgcccacatggcagcagctgcctgggccagtgcctttctcaatgctctcatgcacacagccaatacattttccctgcccctgtgccatggcaatgccctgggccagttcttctgtgaaatcccacagatcctcaagctctcctgctcacactcctacctcagggaactcGGGCTTCTTTCTGTTAGTATCTATTTAGCACTTGGTTGTTTCATGTTCATTGCTTTCTCCTATGtacagatcttcagggctgtgctgaggatcccctctgagcagggacggcacaaagccttttccacctgcctccctcacctggctgtggtctccctctttgtcagcactgccatgtttgctcacctgaagcccccctccatctcctccccatccctggatctggccctgtcagttctgtattcggtggtgcctccagccctgaaccccctcatctacagcctgaggaaccaggagctcaaggctgcagtgtggacactgatgactggatggtttcagaaacattaa